From Vitis vinifera cultivar Pinot Noir 40024 chromosome 5, ASM3070453v1, the proteins below share one genomic window:
- the LOC132253854 gene encoding uncharacterized mitochondrial protein AtMg00820-like translates to MSVPPNRYEFPSSSSGNSISTLTVALSNFDIPTYYSHVAKHDCWRQAMQEEIVTLEANHTWDIEPCPPTIVPLGCKWVYSVEVRSDGSLDRYKAQLVALGNNQEYGVNYEETFAPMAKMTTIRTILALAVSVIGHYIRWI, encoded by the coding sequence ATGTCTGTACCTCCAAATAGGTATGAATTTCCCTCTTCCAGTTCTGGCAATTCTATTTCAACCCTTACTGTTGCATTGTCCAATTTTGATATTCCCACATACTACTCACATGTTGCCAAGCATGATTGTTGGCGACAAGCTATGCAGGAAGAAATTGTCACTCTAGAGGCCAATCACACTTGGGACATTGAGCCTTGTCCTCCCACTATTGTTCCTctgggttgcaaatgggtttacTCAGTTGAGGTCCGATCTGATGGAAGTTTGGATCGTTACAAAGCTCAACTTGTTGCACTTGGGAATAATCAGGAATATGGTGTCAATTATGAAGAGACCTTTGCTCCTATGGCTAAAATGACTACTATTCGTACGATTCTAGCTCTTGCTGTTTCAGTGATTGGCCACTACATCAGATGGAtataa
- the LOC104879499 gene encoding uncharacterized protein LOC104879499 — protein MEGLIPVVYKAIKRSKTRRQYECLSSGAAQSYNIPDFYVSSQNYVNTESPSEKIAGFHAERNDHRRHKSVGDYSNQFFSVEDRVKGAGSPPLPPKKLVRFRSHRMFSCVTGA, from the coding sequence ATGGAGGGTCTCATCCCTGTGGTTTACAAGGCAATCAAGAGAAGCAAGACTCGCCGGCAATATGAATGTCTCTCCTCTGGCGCTGCTCAAAGCTACAATATTCCAGATTTCTATGTCAGCAGCCAGAATTATGTAAATACAGAATCCCCATCTGAGAAGATTGCAGGCTTCCATGCAGAGAGGAATGATCATCGGCGGCATAAGTCAGTTGGAGATTATTCCAACCAGTTCTTCTCAGTGGAGGATAGGGTAAAGGGTGCTGGTAGTCCTCCTCTTCCCCCCAAGAAACTTGTGAGGTTTAGGAGCCACAGAATGTTCTCTTGTGTAACTGGTGCCTAG